The genomic DNA ATTTGACACACTTTTTCAATGTAGATCACACATGCAGATCAGGAGCATTACATAACTGAACTgatcaaaaaatatttttgttctaCCAGAGATACTAAcctcaaaaactaaaaataaagaaCATAAATGTTTTATGGGGTTAGAAATTAGGACCAGCCTTCCCCTTACACAGTCAAACCTCTGTTAAGCGGCCCTCTATTAAACTCTTTTCCCTAGTCCCCCTCTAAAATGAATCTTTCAGGAATCATTCGGAAAAGTTCGCTAAATCATCGGATATTCGTCGGATCGCTACGAAATTTCGTCACTAAGGAGATAATATAATTAGCAAATTACTGGCCAAGGTTCACATAGCAATGAAGCAATCTCGCGACACAACGATCATTTGAATTCATTTCTCTCTGTTCTTGTCTTGCAGGGCCATCGCGTCTTCTTCGAGACAAACGGTTTGCACTTCGGAAGAGGCTTGGCAGATGTTTTCTGGTGATTTAGATGTCGGTGAAGACACATTGGGATGACTGAAGAGGAGGAGTACGATTTGGATCGCCAATTACGCTTTTATAGCGATGAATCGAGGTGAGCAATCGCTTGATTGTGTGGtgaaattttgtgaaattttaaAGCGTCGCTTCAACAGAGCACGCGGTCGTCCTTTGCATGCGATGAAATTTTCTCCTTTTGCTTTAAGCATAGAAAcccatgttttttcttttcaaaaacatcTACAATTCATGTTTAAGTCATAAAAGTCTTAGATTTGTCGTCAAATACCGTTATTAGTACAACAGATGTTTTGTAGTTCGAAGGGACGCTTATCGCGCGAGACAAACAGCTGATTGTTTGGTCATTTACATGCACGCAGCATTGATTGGGGCCTATGATGAATGAATTAGCGTTTCGTGCGTTCGAATTTAAAGCCCTGTTATTAAATTTACACGCTCTGCTAAGTAAAGTGAGAGAAAAATACCTCTAAAATTCAAGATCGATCGTTTGTGACCTTCACTGAAATTTGATACTTTGGTTATAAATTTCAACCTACTGATTCTGTTGTGATTTATTTCGAGTCGATTTGTTATAAAATTCGTATGATACGTTTGCTATAGGTTAGTTCAACCGAGCGACTCTTTTGTGATTTGTTtgggtttcatttcttaaaaaaattggTATGATATTTTGCAAAAACTTATTTCAACCCACGGATTCTTTTGTGATTTCTTTCTGTTTCAAATTTGTAACAGgtaactttctttcttcttttcagtGACGACGAGTTCATTGGCGACCAATCTACTCCCAACACGACAAGTTTTCTTACTGCAGTAGAAACTAATCCCGTTTCCACCTCTTCCACAGCTTCAGCAACATCTGCTGGGCAGTTGGTGACCTCTGTTAGTCAGATATTGTCTCCTCCAGTGGCCACCTCTGTACAGAGCTCTGTTGCTGGGCCCTCTTCTCATCCTGTGGGGTCATTTTATGCCACCCGTGCAGTAACTCGTGCTGCACCTCGCAACGTACCCTGCGCAGCAACTGCTGTCCCCCAGATAGGAAAAGGGAAAGGAAGAGGTGGAAAGCGGGGGAAAGGCCCTGCGGCTCGTGCTCCTGCGACCCCGGCAGCTGCAAGTGCTTTGGCGCCTTTCCTTTCGTATGATGACCCCGATATAGGTAATCCCGCACAATTTCCCCATCCCCAGTTTACCCCTGCTCGACCTCCGGGCATTCATCTTGAGGGCCCACTCCTAAGAAATAGCATGGTGAAACCTTTTGATTTCTTCAAGCTATTCTTTACAAAGGAAATGGTCGACAGTATAGTTTTGCATACAAACACCTATGCTTACATCCACATTGCTGCTGGTGGCTTCAAAAGTTACACATGCGCGGATGGAAGCTGGCGGGAAACAACACCTGATGAGATCCATAGGCTCATggctttattaatttatttcggGTTAGTTAAAGTAGCGGGAGATGTAGATAAATATTGGAGCACGGCTACTTTGTTCCACGGCCTCTGGGCTAGATCAATCCTGCCCAGGTTGCCGTTCTTAGCCCTTATGGCTTTTTTGCATATCGTGGACCCCCTAAACAAGCCTGCTAGTAATAACTTAAGAAAAGTAGAGGCTCTTGTGCAGTATTTTAAGACAAGATGCCAAGTCTTGCACCAGCCGAGGCAACATGTCGCTACTGATGAGCGCATGGTGAAGTCCCGACACAGGTCGGGCATCTGACAATATATCAAGGATAAGCCCACTAAGTGGGGCATCAAGTTATGGGTATTAGCCGATAGCTCCAATGCCTATGTTCAGGATTTCAACATCTACATAGGTAAGGAGGCAGGGCGGGAAGTTAGTAATAATGGCCTTGGGTACGATGTTGTCCTGTGCCTTATGCAAAACTATCTCGACCAGGGCTATCATTAATTTATTGATAACTTTTATACATCTATGACCCTTGCCAAAGACTTGTTTAACCGTGGAACCCTTCTTACCGGTACTATTATAGATAGCAGAAGGGACTTCCCAGCAAGTCTGAAGAAAGGCAAGGAGTGGGGCAAAGGTAAGCCTACGGGAACTATGCGTTGGGTTAGGGATGCACCTGTGTTGGCATTGCAATGGATTGACAACAAGGTTGTCTCCATGATTACCACCGCCGGCAATGCAAATGAGACCACACAGGTGAACCGGAAGAGAAAGACCGGTGGTACCTGGAATGCCACTCAAGTTCGGCAGCCAGGGGTTTTCCACATGTACAATCAGtacatgaatgccgtgtatCGATCAGATCAGATCCTCGCCACCCACAATGTACAGCGGAAGTGCATGAGGTGGTGGAAAACCTTATTTTTCCATCTTATTGATTTAGCCGTAGTCAATAGTTTCATCCTCTTCAAGGAACAACAACGTAAGTTCCCAGATAATGAAGCTCTTAGGCGACCTGCCAAATACTCATTGGGGTGCTACCGGGAGGAGCTTATTCGTAACATCTGTGATCTCCCTGTCGTAGATAGGCCCCCCAACTAATGAATCAGTTAGGCCTAGTACCTTGGGTGCATTTGATCTAAGCCACAGTCCAATTTTTTTGGACGTGAAAAAGCAGTGTGTGGTGGGTGTGCGTGCGGGAGGGAAGGGGTCGCTTTTTTGTGCACACCTCCTGCAGTGCACCCCAGTGCCAGGGGTTACACATGCACGTCACAAGGGAACGAAACTGTTGGCAAGTGTTTCACTCGTGGCAGTTTCAAGA from Montipora capricornis isolate CH-2021 chromosome 2, ASM3666992v2, whole genome shotgun sequence includes the following:
- the LOC138036891 gene encoding uncharacterized protein; the protein is MTEEEEYDLDRQLRFYSDESSDDEFIGDQSTPNTTSFLTAVETNPVSTSSTASATSAGQLVTSVSQILSPPVATSVQSSVAGPSSHPVGSFYATRAVTRAAPRNVPCAATAVPQIGKGKGRGGKRGKGPAARAPATPAAASALAPFLSYDDPDIDSRRDFPASLKKGKEWGKGLSSRQMKCNNQGLIEDHCSTNSRRDFPASLKKGKEWGKGLSSRQMKCNNQGLIEDHCSTNSRRDFPASLKKGKEWGKGLSSRQMKCNNQGLIEDHCSTNSRRDFPASLKKGKEWGKGLSSRQMKCNNQGLIEDHCSTTKLSGYLCHMIGNIFLRSIKC